A window from Neodiprion fabricii isolate iyNeoFabr1 chromosome 2, iyNeoFabr1.1, whole genome shotgun sequence encodes these proteins:
- the LOC124176225 gene encoding protein starmaker-like isoform X3, with protein sequence MSRPSILVALVLFSVVACTQGRSKGYDAVNKNTNTNEFGRRSYSNVNSNTNSFSLQPNKLYRSEHRGSKIDKSSTTRTKRAIRGTKSELATADETMNKAQTLITTLVGTDEVQKVKELIKILTEAYEDKLNHEALEAIVRAVRSLGKDNDRAGSTGKLEKRNYNENTNRNVFRSEKQKQSVRPLPVGVSDSDFNRRLFNQRQAAEHDSNESGSDDHYDDDHSQDHSEGHDDDDHSEEHYDRDHSEDHYDDDHNKDHSEGHDDDDHSEGHYDGDHSEDHSEGHDDDDHSEGHYDRDHSEDHYDDDHSRDHSESHEDDDHSEGHYDDDHNKDHSEGHDDDDHSEGHYDDDHNKDHSEGHDDDDHSEGHYNGDHSEDHSEGHDDDDHSKDHSESHDDDDHSEGHYDGDHSEDHSESHDDDDHSEGHYDGDHSEGRSYEGVYSSREYEDHDEKDNEDDDSYKYSTVSREWQKDLTKLRPYGNVNYNKNVNQFGPRRNRDDYDNAPFRRRLITNRQGMDLPKKDKNQIGKSVNINSNKNDFRNWESRRNTNGNENSSGNLSGRDGYDDKDFIKMINTKKDGNFNYNENSNILRRDNSGLMRHRHN encoded by the exons ATGTCTCGCCCGTCGATTTTGGTAGCCTTAGTGCTATTCAGCGTTGTTGCTTGCACCCAG GGAAGATCTAAGGGGTATGATGCCGTGAACAAAAACACGAATACGAACGAGTTTGGACGACGAAGTTACAGTAATGTCAATTCGAACACGAATTCGTTTTCCTTACAACCGAACAAGCTTTACAGATCCGAACACCGCGGCTCAAAA ATCGACAAATCGTCAACCACGCGGACAAAGCGGGCGATTCGTGGAACCAAGTCCGAATTGGCGACGGCCGACGAAACGATGAATAAAGCCCAGACCCTGATAACTACTTTGGTTGGGACCGATGAGGTGCAAAAAGTCAAGGaactaataaaaattttaaccgaGGCGTACGAAGATAAACTGAACCACGAGGCTCTGGAAGCCATAGTCCGAGCTGTACGCTCTTTAGGGAAGGATAATGACCGGGCTGGAAGTACCGGGAAATTAGAGAAGCGTAATTACAACGAGAACACCAACAGAAATGTCTTCAGATCGGAAAAGCAGAAACAATCCGTGAGACCGCTGCCTGTGGGAGTTAGCGACAGCGACT TTAATCGTCGACTATTTAACCAACGGCAAGCCGCGGAACACGATTCCAACGAAAGTGGTTCTGACGATCATTACGATGATGATCATAGTCAGGATCATAGCGAGGGTCATGACGATGATGATCATAGTGAGGAACATTACGATCGTGATCATAGTGAGGATCATTACGACGATGATCATAATAAGGATCATAGCGAGGGTCATGACGACGATGATCATAGTGAGGGTCATTACGATGGTGATCATAGTGAGGATCATAGCGAGGGTCATGACGATGATGATCATAGTGAGGGTCATTACGATCGTGATCATAGTGAAGATCATTACGACGATGATCATAGTAGGGATCATAGCGAGAGTCATGAGGATGATGATCATAGTGAGGGTCATTACGATGATGATCATAATAAGGATCATAGCGAGGGTCATGACGATGATGATCATAGTGAGGGTCATTACGATGATGATCATAATAAGGATCATAGCGAGGGTCATGACGATGATGATCATAGTGAGGGTCATTACAATGGTGATCATAGTGAGGATCATAGCGAGGGTCATGACGACGATGATCATAGTAAGGATCATAGCGAGAGTCATGACGATGATGATCATAGTGAGGGTCATTACGATGGTGATCATAGTGAGGATCATAGCGAGAGTCATGACGATGATGATCATAGTGAGGGTCATTACGATGGTGATCATAGTGAGGGTCGTAGTTATGAGGGCGTATATAGTTCTCGGGAGTATGAAGACCATGATGAGAAAGACAATGAGGACGACGATTCATATAAGTATAGCACCGTATCTCGCGAATGGCAAAAGGATCTCACGAAATTAAGACCGTATGGAAACGTCAACTATAACAAGAACGTCAACCAATTTGGCCCCAGAAGGAACAGGGATGATTATGACAATGCTCCATTCCGGCGACGACTGATTACTAATCGACAG GGTATGGATTTGCCAAAAAAGGACAAGAATCAAATCGGAAAAAGCGTTAACATCAACTCGAACAAGAACGATTTCCGGAACTGGGAGTCAAGACGCAATACGAACGGCAATGAAAATAGCAGTGGAAACCTGTCCGGAAGGGATGGCTACGATGATAAAGATTTTATCAAAATGATAAACACGAAGAAAGACGGAAATTTCAACTATAACGAGAACTCGAATATCCTCAGGCGTGACAATTCGGGCCTTATGCGCCATCGgcataattga
- the LOC124176225 gene encoding protein starmaker-like isoform X2, with the protein MSTFNILRTLVSIYAVLLLVQPSDTTVLTRLRLSDNLKDLRNRLRDCERNSFPKMVAPVNVFHSVIGKFRGLVPRSNYGNGISAGRSKGYDAVNKNTNTNEFGRRSYSNVNSNTNSFSLQPNKLYRSEHRGSKIDKSSTTRTKRAIRGTKSELATADETMNKAQTLITTLVGTDEVQKVKELIKILTEAYEDKLNHEALEAIVRAVRSLGKDNDRAGSTGKLEKRNYNENTNRNVFRSEKQKQSVRPLPVGVSDSDFNRRLFNQRQAAEHDSNESGSDDHYDDDHSQDHSEGHDDDDHSEEHYDRDHSEDHYDDDHNKDHSEGHDDDDHSEGHYDGDHSEDHYDDDHSRDHSESHEDDDHSEGHYDDDHNKDHSEGHDDDDHSEGHYDDDHNKDHSEGHDDDDHSEGHYNGDHSEDHSEGHDDDDHSKDHSESHDDDDHSEGHYDGDHSEDHSESHDDDDHSEGHYDGDHSEGRSYEGVYSSREYEDHDEKDNEDDDSYKYSTVSREWQKDLTKLRPYGNVNYNKNVNQFGPRRNRDDYDNAPFRRRLITNRQGMDLPKKDKNQIGKSVNINSNKNDFRNWESRRNTNGNENSSGNLSGRDGYDDKDFIKMINTKKDGNFNYNENSNILRRDNSGLMRHRHN; encoded by the exons ATGAGCACCTTCAATATTCTTCGAACACTCGTTTCCATTTACGCCGTG CTTTTACTAGTTCAACCCAGCGATACGACAGTGTTGACCCGTTTGCGATTGTCGGACAACCTGAAAGATCTCCGAAACCGCTTGAGAGACTGCGAGCGTAACTCATTCCCGAAAATGGTAGCTCCGGTTAATGTTTTTCACAGCGTGATTGGAAAGTTTCGAGGTTTGGTTCCAAGATCGAATTACGGGAATGGAATTTCAGCC GGAAGATCTAAGGGGTATGATGCCGTGAACAAAAACACGAATACGAACGAGTTTGGACGACGAAGTTACAGTAATGTCAATTCGAACACGAATTCGTTTTCCTTACAACCGAACAAGCTTTACAGATCCGAACACCGCGGCTCAAAA ATCGACAAATCGTCAACCACGCGGACAAAGCGGGCGATTCGTGGAACCAAGTCCGAATTGGCGACGGCCGACGAAACGATGAATAAAGCCCAGACCCTGATAACTACTTTGGTTGGGACCGATGAGGTGCAAAAAGTCAAGGaactaataaaaattttaaccgaGGCGTACGAAGATAAACTGAACCACGAGGCTCTGGAAGCCATAGTCCGAGCTGTACGCTCTTTAGGGAAGGATAATGACCGGGCTGGAAGTACCGGGAAATTAGAGAAGCGTAATTACAACGAGAACACCAACAGAAATGTCTTCAGATCGGAAAAGCAGAAACAATCCGTGAGACCGCTGCCTGTGGGAGTTAGCGACAGCGACT TTAATCGTCGACTATTTAACCAACGGCAAGCCGCGGAACACGATTCCAACGAAAGTGGTTCTGACGATCATTACGATGATGATCATAGTCAGGATCATAGCGAGGGTCATGACGATGATGATCATAGTGAGGAACATTACGATCGTGATCATAGTGAGGATCATTACGACGATGATCATAATAAGGATCATAGCGAGGGTCATGACGACGATGATCATAGTGAGGGTCATTACGATGGTGATCATAGTGAGG ATCATTACGACGATGATCATAGTAGGGATCATAGCGAGAGTCATGAGGATGATGATCATAGTGAGGGTCATTACGATGATGATCATAATAAGGATCATAGCGAGGGTCATGACGATGATGATCATAGTGAGGGTCATTACGATGATGATCATAATAAGGATCATAGCGAGGGTCATGACGATGATGATCATAGTGAGGGTCATTACAATGGTGATCATAGTGAGGATCATAGCGAGGGTCATGACGACGATGATCATAGTAAGGATCATAGCGAGAGTCATGACGATGATGATCATAGTGAGGGTCATTACGATGGTGATCATAGTGAGGATCATAGCGAGAGTCATGACGATGATGATCATAGTGAGGGTCATTACGATGGTGATCATAGTGAGGGTCGTAGTTATGAGGGCGTATATAGTTCTCGGGAGTATGAAGACCATGATGAGAAAGACAATGAGGACGACGATTCATATAAGTATAGCACCGTATCTCGCGAATGGCAAAAGGATCTCACGAAATTAAGACCGTATGGAAACGTCAACTATAACAAGAACGTCAACCAATTTGGCCCCAGAAGGAACAGGGATGATTATGACAATGCTCCATTCCGGCGACGACTGATTACTAATCGACAG GGTATGGATTTGCCAAAAAAGGACAAGAATCAAATCGGAAAAAGCGTTAACATCAACTCGAACAAGAACGATTTCCGGAACTGGGAGTCAAGACGCAATACGAACGGCAATGAAAATAGCAGTGGAAACCTGTCCGGAAGGGATGGCTACGATGATAAAGATTTTATCAAAATGATAAACACGAAGAAAGACGGAAATTTCAACTATAACGAGAACTCGAATATCCTCAGGCGTGACAATTCGGGCCTTATGCGCCATCGgcataattga
- the LOC124176225 gene encoding protein starmaker-like isoform X1 translates to MSTFNILRTLVSIYAVLLLVQPSDTTVLTRLRLSDNLKDLRNRLRDCERNSFPKMVAPVNVFHSVIGKFRGLVPRSNYGNGISAGRSKGYDAVNKNTNTNEFGRRSYSNVNSNTNSFSLQPNKLYRSEHRGSKIDKSSTTRTKRAIRGTKSELATADETMNKAQTLITTLVGTDEVQKVKELIKILTEAYEDKLNHEALEAIVRAVRSLGKDNDRAGSTGKLEKRNYNENTNRNVFRSEKQKQSVRPLPVGVSDSDFNRRLFNQRQAAEHDSNESGSDDHYDDDHSQDHSEGHDDDDHSEEHYDRDHSEDHYDDDHNKDHSEGHDDDDHSEGHYDGDHSEDHSEGHDDDDHSEGHYDRDHSEDHYDDDHSRDHSESHEDDDHSEGHYDDDHNKDHSEGHDDDDHSEGHYDDDHNKDHSEGHDDDDHSEGHYNGDHSEDHSEGHDDDDHSKDHSESHDDDDHSEGHYDGDHSEDHSESHDDDDHSEGHYDGDHSEGRSYEGVYSSREYEDHDEKDNEDDDSYKYSTVSREWQKDLTKLRPYGNVNYNKNVNQFGPRRNRDDYDNAPFRRRLITNRQGMDLPKKDKNQIGKSVNINSNKNDFRNWESRRNTNGNENSSGNLSGRDGYDDKDFIKMINTKKDGNFNYNENSNILRRDNSGLMRHRHN, encoded by the exons ATGAGCACCTTCAATATTCTTCGAACACTCGTTTCCATTTACGCCGTG CTTTTACTAGTTCAACCCAGCGATACGACAGTGTTGACCCGTTTGCGATTGTCGGACAACCTGAAAGATCTCCGAAACCGCTTGAGAGACTGCGAGCGTAACTCATTCCCGAAAATGGTAGCTCCGGTTAATGTTTTTCACAGCGTGATTGGAAAGTTTCGAGGTTTGGTTCCAAGATCGAATTACGGGAATGGAATTTCAGCC GGAAGATCTAAGGGGTATGATGCCGTGAACAAAAACACGAATACGAACGAGTTTGGACGACGAAGTTACAGTAATGTCAATTCGAACACGAATTCGTTTTCCTTACAACCGAACAAGCTTTACAGATCCGAACACCGCGGCTCAAAA ATCGACAAATCGTCAACCACGCGGACAAAGCGGGCGATTCGTGGAACCAAGTCCGAATTGGCGACGGCCGACGAAACGATGAATAAAGCCCAGACCCTGATAACTACTTTGGTTGGGACCGATGAGGTGCAAAAAGTCAAGGaactaataaaaattttaaccgaGGCGTACGAAGATAAACTGAACCACGAGGCTCTGGAAGCCATAGTCCGAGCTGTACGCTCTTTAGGGAAGGATAATGACCGGGCTGGAAGTACCGGGAAATTAGAGAAGCGTAATTACAACGAGAACACCAACAGAAATGTCTTCAGATCGGAAAAGCAGAAACAATCCGTGAGACCGCTGCCTGTGGGAGTTAGCGACAGCGACT TTAATCGTCGACTATTTAACCAACGGCAAGCCGCGGAACACGATTCCAACGAAAGTGGTTCTGACGATCATTACGATGATGATCATAGTCAGGATCATAGCGAGGGTCATGACGATGATGATCATAGTGAGGAACATTACGATCGTGATCATAGTGAGGATCATTACGACGATGATCATAATAAGGATCATAGCGAGGGTCATGACGACGATGATCATAGTGAGGGTCATTACGATGGTGATCATAGTGAGGATCATAGCGAGGGTCATGACGATGATGATCATAGTGAGGGTCATTACGATCGTGATCATAGTGAAGATCATTACGACGATGATCATAGTAGGGATCATAGCGAGAGTCATGAGGATGATGATCATAGTGAGGGTCATTACGATGATGATCATAATAAGGATCATAGCGAGGGTCATGACGATGATGATCATAGTGAGGGTCATTACGATGATGATCATAATAAGGATCATAGCGAGGGTCATGACGATGATGATCATAGTGAGGGTCATTACAATGGTGATCATAGTGAGGATCATAGCGAGGGTCATGACGACGATGATCATAGTAAGGATCATAGCGAGAGTCATGACGATGATGATCATAGTGAGGGTCATTACGATGGTGATCATAGTGAGGATCATAGCGAGAGTCATGACGATGATGATCATAGTGAGGGTCATTACGATGGTGATCATAGTGAGGGTCGTAGTTATGAGGGCGTATATAGTTCTCGGGAGTATGAAGACCATGATGAGAAAGACAATGAGGACGACGATTCATATAAGTATAGCACCGTATCTCGCGAATGGCAAAAGGATCTCACGAAATTAAGACCGTATGGAAACGTCAACTATAACAAGAACGTCAACCAATTTGGCCCCAGAAGGAACAGGGATGATTATGACAATGCTCCATTCCGGCGACGACTGATTACTAATCGACAG GGTATGGATTTGCCAAAAAAGGACAAGAATCAAATCGGAAAAAGCGTTAACATCAACTCGAACAAGAACGATTTCCGGAACTGGGAGTCAAGACGCAATACGAACGGCAATGAAAATAGCAGTGGAAACCTGTCCGGAAGGGATGGCTACGATGATAAAGATTTTATCAAAATGATAAACACGAAGAAAGACGGAAATTTCAACTATAACGAGAACTCGAATATCCTCAGGCGTGACAATTCGGGCCTTATGCGCCATCGgcataattga